CGACAAGTCTTTGCCTCCTTAATGTTGAAGAAGAACCACGGTTACAAGAATTATCCACACAGATCTAATATCCAAATACAAAAAGACACAAACTTACTTGTAAACATATCCCATCTTCATGCTCTGGATTCGCCATTTACGAAATGGCCTGGTTCCTTCGACTCGGCACGATTCTGAAAGAGGATGATGGATCGGAGAAGAAAACTTATGATTCTTGAGAGAAAAAAAAACAGAGGAGAAGAGATACAGAAATTATACGAGAAAAGAGAAGAACAGATCTACGGAAGGGAGAAAGAGAAGATGGAGATCGACAGATGAGAGGAGGAAAGAGAGAAAATAAAACAAAAAACATAATACTAATGTAACGATCCTGAACCGTTAGATTAACATCTACCAACGGACAAGATTTTTAAAAGGGTGATCCACACCTTGTCTAAATGGACCAATAAGAAACAACCATTTTTTTATTATAATTTACATAAACAATGGTTTTAAATGTTGTAAAACAGAGTTTGGAGTCAAGATAAATGTCTTTACATTTTATTAGATAAAGTTTACGCTTGTTACTTTTAAGATTTGGAGTTTAACTTAAAATATTAGATTTGATGTTTAGATTTATGATGTAGGGAATATGTTTAGGCTTAGAATTTAGGGTATATGAAATGGAATTATGGTTTGTGAAATAGAGTTTAGGGTATAGAATTATGGTTTTTTTTTTTTTTTTTTTGTCAGCAAACAAAGCAGACTCATGTAGACTCTGCGAACTACCCCGGTAGCTCTGCATCCATAGGGACGACAAACGACGGTTGCTTTCTTGCACTGCGTGCGAGACTGTCCGCCTTTAAGTTCTGTGTCCGTTGTATATGAATGATCTCTGAGCTGTTAAAACTCCTCTTTAAAACTTTTATGTCTTCCAAATAGCTTGCAAAGGCTGGCCACTCTTCTGGTTCCGACACAATCTTCACCAATTGAGCACTATCCGTTGCAAAAGTAATAGAATTATGGTTTTGGAATTTAGAATTAAATATATAGGTTGAGATCAAAATTCAGAAATGATTAAATTTAGAGTTTTGTATTTAAGATTTTGAATTCAAGTTTAAAATATTATTATTATTATTGTTGAAAGTTATATTTATGATATAGTGTTTGAGATATGTAATTAGGGTTCAGGGCATGTTTAGGGTTTAGAACTTGAGCTAAAAAAATTATTTTTGTTTTTTTCTAAATTATTATTAGTGTTAGATTTTTCTTTTGAAACGTATATGAAGATGTATCTATTGATCAAAATTCAGAATCAACCAAATGCTCATATATAAATAATAGTGCTACATGTAAATTGACAAATAAATATCATCTCGCAATATAAGTATATAACAATCACAAGTCTTAAGATCTAATTTATTCTATCACAAAGTTCTAGTTTATCTCGCCGCTGCTCATCTCCGCCTCATTACTTTCCTCACTCCCGAGAGTTTGGACTTCATCACTTCTACTTGCTTCTCAGTAAAATCGAAGTCGTTTTTACGCAAGTCTGGGTTTGATTTTTGCGTCTCCTGGAATACTTTTTGACGTTCCTTCCTCAACAACTCAAAAGAAGCTGACAAAGAGTCGAGAACATCAATTAAAAATTGACACAAAAACGCATGCACAGACTGTAGGAAGTTCAACAATTTATGAGAAGTTACATGTTTTGCCACTGCGTATAGAACTGCAATGATGCAATGGAAGCAGCAGCAACCCGCAATGCCGACCACACAAGCCAGTGCAACATAGAAAACCACAAAGAACACATTGATACCAAGAAACACTATACAAAACCTACAACAAAGCAACCAATATAAACAACTGAAACACAATCCGACAGTCTAAGAGGTGCAAGAGAAGGAAAGAACAAACCATTAAAGGTGAGGTGATCCTTGTGTTAGCTCTTGGCCACCAGAAGATACCCAATAGAATCAAATGGTCCACCATATAAATGAGAACATTGTATCTGCATACTCTAGATGCTTAGCAAAACTGCTTTACAAATGGTTACAGAAACACTACTTTAGCCAAAATTCACATCCCAATCACAAGTGATGTGCATAAAGAACATACCTTTGGCTTCCACTCTCTAAGTATTGATCCTCCATAGAATAAGGAGAGATTTGAATCCTATTACTTCTCTTACGATACTCAACACAAACACAAAACATATGCATCACACATTGCAACCCATACCCAATAATCAAAACCCTGAGCGGCGTATTGGACTTCTCATCGCTGCTAAGCACAATAACAAATGCATCAACGGAAACGAAAGCAAGGTTACAAACGAAATCAAGAACCACCACAGACTTTGAGTCAGCCCAATCGTTTTGCCTCTCCTCGAGCTGCTCCACCGCTGATTCACGAACCAGCATCGACGGCTCTCTCATCAATCATCATCGTCATCCTCCTCCTGCTACTTGCATCTCTGATTAGCCCGCCACTTCTCTAATCCCTTGTCTCCTCACCGACCTCCTTCCACCAACGTCACGACCACTCCTCCGGTAATAAATTCTGAAACAAATATAGAACAGAGTCTCACCGCAAGAGTATGTGTTCTAAACTAAAACCATAATTTGAAAACTAAGACCGACAAAGGTGAATACCTGTAAAATTCCACCACATAATCTCACTCCTGCCACCAGCGTTTTCGAGCCCCAACCCAGATCTACGGCGAGACAACCCAAAGTCGTCGGGGTTTCTTCCTCGATCCGACCCAACTCAGCCTGGATCCGTTCACAACTTTCGGTCATCCTCCTCTTATCAATCTCGTTGTTCTGTGGCTGATCGGACAAGGAGAAGATGAGAAAGAGATAAGGTAACAGTGTTTGGAGTGAGAGTAAACACTTTTTTTTAAGTCTCTATAGGACACTAATTTTTTTCTAACTTTGAGTATTACACCGAGGGGAAAAAATTATCTATTTGGCGCTTTCCCAATTTTCATCCGAGTACTGATGGAATTAGTTTCCGCTTACTGATAACATAGCATTTATCCTATCGTAGCATTTATTTAACGCCATTGTATAATACAAAAATTTCTAGATCATCTACGATAGCAGTTCAGTAAAACGTGCTATAACAATCTGCTATCAATGTAGACTTTTTTTGTAGTGAAGACAAACATGTTCTCAAACTCCATGGCGAGTCTTCTCTGGTGAACAAGCGTGGCTAGTGTTTGAACCGAGATCTGTCGACAAACTAGTAAAGAGAGAGAGACGAGTTCTCCTCGGTGGGTCAAGACAAAGACGTGTTTTATTAGATCAAAGAGTCAAAATGATGTTACAAAAAGGGGGAAAGAACGAAGAGAATCAGGGTGTAAAACCTAGATCTAGCCGTAAGCGAGTGTAATAATTTGCGGATCCCTCAATCGTTGCCTCTCTCCCTCCTTTTATAGATGGCTCCTTGTTGACCTAATTCGTCTTGACCTAGTGGACCTCTTCGACGGCTGGGCCGGGATGTCGGGCCATTAACTCGAGTCATCGAGCCGACTACTTCCAGTTCTCGCTTCGTCGGCTAAAAGCAGTCCAGAGTCGAGCCGGTCGCTAGCTCGCGAGTCGATGAGCCGAGTCTCTTTGTTGTGATCAAGTGTTAGAA
This genomic interval from Brassica oleracea var. oleracea cultivar TO1000 chromosome C2, BOL, whole genome shotgun sequence contains the following:
- the LOC106326581 gene encoding E3 ubiquitin-protein ligase At4g11680-like isoform X2, producing MREPSMLVRESAVEQLEERQNDWADSNDEKSNTPLRVLIIGYGLQCVMHMFCVCVEYRKRSNRIQISPYSMEDQYLESGSQRYNVLIYMVDHLILLGIFWWPRANTRITSPLMVLYSVSWYQCVLCGFLCCTGLCGRHCGLLLLPLHHCSSIRSGKTSSFELLRKERQKVFQETQKSNPDLRKNDFDFTEKQVEVMKSKLSGVRKVMRRR
- the LOC106326581 gene encoding E3 ubiquitin-protein ligase At4g11680-like isoform X1; amino-acid sequence: MREPSMLVRESAVEQLEERQNDWADSKSVVVLDFVCNLAFVSVDAFVIVLSSDEKSNTPLRVLIIGYGLQCVMHMFCVCVEYRKRSNRIQISPYSMEDQYLESGSQRYNVLIYMVDHLILLGIFWWPRANTRITSPLMVLYSVSWYQCVLCGFLCCTGLCGRHCGLLLLPLHHCSSIRSGKTSSFELLRKERQKVFQETQKSNPDLRKNDFDFTEKQVEVMKSKLSGVRKVMRRR